In Quercus lobata isolate SW786 unplaced genomic scaffold, ValleyOak3.0 Primary Assembly Scq3eQI_2010, whole genome shotgun sequence, the genomic stretch cgtttgtttttttttttttatttaacaaccCATGTGTTTTGCAACCCCCTATGATTCAATTCTCGCAAGGCGAATGTCAAGGGTGACACTTATTTGAGTATTCAAATATTCAGGTTCTACTTCAGAGATGCAACACATGCTCGGGTGTTCTCACCTTGTCTTGTATGGCACATTATTGAGAGATGCCACATGAAGAATAGCGCGCTTGCTGAGGTTAATGGGTCAGCAGATGCGGAGGTAAACAAAGTTGTTGGTGGTGGCTGTAGGTGATGAACTTGGCGGCTGTGATCAGAGGCAATCTTGCAGCCTTGAATGCTGCCGGCTAGTGATGGCATCACTAAGAAGGTTatgagatttcaaaattttgggttgtGTATTTTGGTATATCACGGCTTAGTCAAGATcaaatttgattgaaaaacaacaatatagaaaaaggaaagagcAAAAGCAAGATTTTAACGTGAGATCTTCACCATTAAACTCTTGTATTTACAATTGgtcaaaattagggtttataTACTAGAGAACTACTCCAGGTTAGCCCTAGACTAACTCATGATTAGTTTGTTTGTTCTACAAGCACATGAACCTACAATGGTTTGGACTTCTTGGACCATGTATCTTTAACAATATTTGACAAATTCTTATTTTACATTGTTAGTACAAATTTACATTGTAAAGATACAAAAAGTGGCAAATATTGTACACATTTCCAAAAAGTACACAATATTTACCACTTTTAGCAAACTTGTACAACATTTGCCACTTTTTGTCTGtctacaatgtaaatttatattgtaagtaaaatataaacatataaagatccaCAATATTTAACcctttaagtatttttttttttttcgcacttgtataaattttttcaaaaaaaaaaaaagatatgtttatatataatagttAGGTGCTAGTAATTTCAAACATTGTGGATCCAAGGTGTAATCAAGATTTATTCATGCACTAATTGCTTTGCCTTTCCTATTGATGGCTCACActgggaaaaaataataataataataataataacaaatcattttatttgaaaataattatttctacAGCATTACATCAAGGGAAACAGTGTAAACTTTATTTGAACTATATAGTGGTTTATTATTcctattacaaatatttttccaaattgttGTTGACTTAGAATTGTTTCTGAAGATAATCAACCACATTCTTATCCAACTGGAAGGCCTTGGCGAGAACATCAGGATTGATTGGAGGATTAGATCCAAAGACAGCATTTGCTATGGTGATCAACCCAGGATTTTGACTGCTGAGACCAGCAAAGGCAACAGCATTGGTCTGCCCTATGTTGAATTGGAAGTGAATAAGACCAATTGGGAAGACAAAGACATCTCCCTTGTTTAGAACTTTGGTGAAGAGTTTGTTTGGGTTGGATGTGACAAATCCAACCAATAGAGTACCCTCCATGATTACCAAAAGCTCAGTGCCGCGAGGGTGAGTGTGAGGAGGATTTAGGCCATATGGTGCAAAGTCGAGACGAGCCAAAGATATGCCTAAAGTGTTGAGGCCTGGTAATTTATCAACGTTCACAAGATTGACACTTGATCCAAGTTTACTTGCAGCTGTGTTTCCAGGAATATTGAGCCCGGGAAAGAAAAAATCGTTGGCTGTGACAGTTGCTGGGTCcttgcaaaattttccattcaCAAATACTacacaaagaaaagtttgttatTGTCACTTAGTAGACAGTTCTGTAACAATAGACAATATGTCATGTAGGAGAAAAATAATCTAATGTAGATGATATAACGTAGGTGAtgataataatttcattaatgtGTAGAACCTCACTATAATGATCTCGAAAGAACGTAGGTGATGATAACATTACTACGTACTGCTAATAATGAGAGAGCATGTAGATTTgtagttcatcaaaaaaaaaaaattaaaaaaggagaGAGCATGTACATACCAGCAGAATCGGTGTTGTTAATTGCGACACAAAAGTCTTGCAATGGACTAGGGTCATAAGCTGAAACAAGGGTGGTTGCTAAAGCCAAAATGGCCACAATTACAACTTTCATCATATTTTTTGATGTTCTTTCTCTTATTGCGTAGtatttttcttgcttgggtGAGGGATGGGGATATACATATGGGGAATATGTCTATTTATAGAGAGGAGTCAGTGAACCTGTCTAAGTTTTTCTCAAACGTAGCATATAAGACTTGGTAATTCTTCAACCGcactcaatttcttttttaatggcTAAACCTTTCTTTAAACACAAATAGTCTGTACACAATTTGAAAAGCAATCAAATTGGACTACTTCAATGCCATTGTGCAGTTTTCGTGTTGCTTTTTCCAAGCCCCAAATTAACCTTACGTTCATAGTGTATTTAACATTGAAATGATTGAGGGACCCATGTATATATCTTGACTCTGTCCACATTAGGAAATGTTTAATAGTCAACGGTGTGACCCATACAATTAAGTATGCTTGGGTTGAACTAATCTTATTGACCTCATCTTATCTGGTGGGTattaattactaaatattttttagctGTTTGTTAGATTTAATGGTTTTCTAGAACCAATAACTACAAAGCATCCGACTATCAAGGCATGTGGTATATTTATATTCTTGTcactctttttttgttgttctcaCTTCTTGCTATGGTGTTCTTTTTGTTGTTCTCACTTCTTGCTATGGTGTTCTATCCATGATGTACAGTAATTCTTATGTATGTTTTGTTAATACCATAGTTAACTCAATTTTGTTACAATTCATGGCAAGATCTCTTACATCGAAACGCTTTTTGTAGTTGTTCAATGagaaatcagagagagagagagagagagagagcagcttatttttactactattcatggaccccactgcactttttggtactatttatgggtctcactctATACCTTtgtttacaatactttcaacgaaaaattttcaatttcagcaaaataagcggatcctaAATAGACTCTTAAACCACAATGAATTCAAAAGCATAATTATGTGAAATTCTTCTATGCATGCACAGATCTATGACTAGTTTAGATTTATAATAATTCAAACTTAAACCtgaaattgatttattttaaatgatgtaGTATTATGTATCCATGTAATTGAACCATGAAATTGGTCCATTCCAAATGGAGgaaattcttttcttatttattagGGGCTCCTTGGAAAAACATGACTTGTTTAGATGAGGCAACTCAACAATAAAGACGACAAGTTTCTGTAGAATAAATGCTAGGGACGTGTATAAagactaacaattttttttttttttttttatacatatataatcatattatGTCATTTAAGTTGTCTCTATCGTACccaagagttttgtagttcaattaacattttttaatgtattcATTGGAAATATTTAGAGTTcaaattcctctctctctctcgttgtagctattccattttatttatttttatattctatttttatgAGTTTCAATtagcttaactagtaaagtctcttgtATTCGACTAAGGGATCTGGAGTTcgatccccgcctacaccaaaaaccaattggtgttttggtttgatgataaagagcaatcatctGAAGCGAACCTACAACCATATAAATAACTCCAGTCTccacaaaaaaattgatatcaaaTTTTCCATTATCTCAATAGGTAAGTTCATTTCAGATATAGCTCTAGTGTTTTTCCTTAGTTGTCTACCATCAATTGATATGAAAGCATCAATAAACTTGAATTTAGCCGCAACTCATTTGGTTGCCATGGATAGCCTGCAGCAATATGAAAACTTTCTTCATCACTATCACATAATCTTGCGTGGTAGAAACATGAAGGATATAATGCTTCTTCATAATGAATTGTGAACtttcaactatttttttaagtagctttcaattcaattaaataattagtATAGTACATAcaaaataataaggaaaaattAGATGAAAATCTTACAGTTTATAACATGTTTCATTTTAGATCTAAAGTTTAATATAATCAATTAATAAAGAGCAAAAGTTTTTAAGTTGTTTCATTTTAAGGGGCCATATTCAATCTCTGttattcatttttgttattatgatCAACAACAGAGCATATAAGAGCACAAAACtatttattaaagttaaaaaCCTTGCTTATAAATCAATTTTGTCTATCCCGGAACAGAGAGAAAACGCTTTGTTTAGATCAAGAAAATTTCGTTTAAAGGTAGAATATGATTGCCAGAATAtcgaaattgattaaaataaaacagaaaatttaatttatcaaCAATTTTCAATTAGTTACTGCTCTATTACTATCTAGAATAACATAAATGAATAACGGGGATGGACAAGGGGCttcaaattgaagaaaaaagttGTTTTATAAGTTTGGGACTTTAATTGACATAATTAGAAACTTAAATCTTGTTAGTATCAATAGATTGACTGTTGACAAACTATGAAcaaaactttgaattttgtacAGTTTATGATGTGGTTTTTTAATTCCCAAATAGAGACCCAAAATCAGTTGTAGGAAAAGCTCGAAACCAAGCTTGACAACTCCTTGATCAATTGAGACAAGCTCGAATAAAAGCTCTACAGTAGTCAGGCAATCAAGAATTACAAATTTAGTTTCTTTTGTGATGTGTTTTATTCTAAGTCAGTAGTAGATGTAGGTTTTTGTGACCCTAACTAAAGAGCCTATATAAAGGCCCAAACTTTTCATAAATTTGTAGCATTAGAAACCCTAAGGTATTCAAGGAGAAACCCCTAGTCATTACCTATTGATGAGGTCTAAAAAATCACAATGTTGCGCCAAGGCCCAAAACTGCACAAAGGATTGAactatagaaaaaatatatatatatatttgggccttcaaataaagaaaagggAGGAGAAGCCCAAACCCAGTAAGTGTCATAAGGAGGAACCCAAACCCATGAATGGGTAAAGATCTCATGAAATAAAGGGAAGAAAGAAGCCCAGCCCGCCGAGGTCAGAAAATCGTTGGGGAGCCCAGGGAAAGAACTGGGCCGAGATACTTGGGGATTCCCAAGAGCCTGGGATCCTTGGGACATGAAGCAAAGCCAAGTTTGGATTAAGATAgtttagggggggggggtgccAAGAAACATAAGGAACAAGAACATATATGTCCCTATCAGTCACCCAATGATGCAGTAAAGAGGTCAGAGGGCCTGGGAACCAACAACTCATAAGCAAGAGCCTGATATCTCGGGGAACCCAGGAAGAAAAACTAGGAAGGAAGGCTTAGGATCTTTCAGCCTGGCAGAAAAGAATCAGCTCAcctgggaaaaatgacaaaagggaAAGCAGCCAAAAGGTGGGTCTGAAAAA encodes the following:
- the LOC115973195 gene encoding germin-like protein subfamily 1 member 7 codes for the protein MMKVVIVAILALATTLVSAYDPSPLQDFCVAINNTDSAVFVNGKFCKDPATVTANDFFFPGLNIPGNTAASKLGSSVNLVNVDKLPGLNTLGISLARLDFAPYGLNPPHTHPRGTELLVIMEGTLLVGFVTSNPNKLFTKVLNKGDVFVFPIGLIHFQFNIGQTNAVAFAGLSSQNPGLITIANAVFGSNPPINPDVLAKAFQLDKNVVDYLQKQF